The nucleotide sequence TATGTTTAGAGGAAGTTAAAGTGAAATCTTGAAAATGAGGAATTACAGAGTTGGGTATTTCACAACTGACCATAAACACATTTCTCTTGTTACAACCTCCTGAGAGACAAAGGCGTAGTGAAACGTAGCATATGTACAGCTGTGGAGGCATGTAAGTCGTGAAAGTTAGAGATCAGCTACATTCTCAAGTGTTTCAGTGTCCAGAGTtgacagcaggttttttttccttctgaaagAGAAAGATTTGTCGTGTTAAACAGAGTCCAGGGTACAGCACAGATAAAAATCACTTTCTGAGGGTATTGTACAGTATCAAGGATGTTAATGGCAGCTGTAAAccagacagactgaaagacttTGAGGATGGATACCAAACTTCCCACACAAGTTCTTGATGCCCAGTGCAACATGTTCTGCAGGGGTGTGCCTGTCTAAGTGGGAGTCCAGCTATAACACCAGAgccaccaacaacaaccacgACGGCTCCACAGACTACGGCATCTTCCAGATCAACAGCCGCTATTGGTGCAAGAAGGACGGCTCCCCTTCAAGCAACAGCTGCAACATCAATTGCAACCGTCCGTGAAGAAACTCTTCATTTACCACTCTCTAAGACACCcgtttttcttctgattttgaTAGCATATGATATTCTTCACATTTGTTTGCACGCTTTGTTTTCAAGAGGCTCTCAGATACAGTTTGGCGTTTGTGTATCTTGATCTTTATTTCTTGGCTTTTTGTGATAAAATGCCATggacccctttttttttttttttttttttctttcctgttctgGATTGTATCATCCAGTTATGCCAGTATCTGGATCAAATCAGTCCTGGTATTTTAGAAAAAGACATTGTGGAATGACATTTTACTTCCTGTTACTGTAATTCTGACAAAATTGAGATTGATCCAGAATACATGATTTATTTCGGATCGCTCCCAATTCTAATCACTTGTTCCTAATTTTAACATAATCCAGCACATTTTTGAGTTATGTTAGACATGTTATATGGACAAACTACCCCACTGAAAACGATCTCCTTGGCAGAGGTAATTATTGTATGACAAAGTTTGAAGGTCTGTGCTTCCCTCCACCCCTGAAGCCACACCACCTCAagctttttcagttttgtttgttttcatgacagagCTTCTGAGCGACGATGTTGCCGTGGCGATCACCTGTGCCAAGCGTGTGGTGAGGGATCC is from Salarias fasciatus chromosome 7 unlocalized genomic scaffold, fSalaFa1.1 super_scaffold_4, whole genome shotgun sequence and encodes:
- the LOC115383159 gene encoding lysozyme C-like yields the protein MVMRSLVFLLLLAVSSAKVFERCEWARVLKSHGMDGYRGVSLADWVCLSKWESSYNTRATNNNHDGSTDYGIFQINSRYWCKKDGSPSSNSCNINCNQLLSDDVAVAITCAKRVVRDPNGITAWVAWNNHCANRDLSSYVAGCGV